TTAGTTAGTAATATTGATGGGATTATTgagataaattaattttagaaatattagAGTATTTTGAGGTACTCAGAGTGGACCAAATACCCTTAAAATTAGAGATTTTTAGTGGCTAAAAAAtgataagataactattaataataaaaattttattattatgtattatattttaaaaaacgtATATATCAtttaagtaatatatatatatatatatatatatatatatattaagttgaTAAACTCAAGAATGAAAGAACGACGAAACTCTCTCTATCGGTGCGACGAAATCTTTTCTCCTTTattctattttctttgattttcaaccCAAAACCTAGTATTTCAAGCTCCGGTAGTAGCGGGATAGTAAATCATTAAAAAAAGGAGAGCTTATTAAGGTAAGGATTGGTTTCGTTCTAAGGTAAAAACGATTAATTTTATGCAGTGGCTTTGTGATTTAGAGTGATTATGGAGATTCTAACTTCATAAAATGGTTCTTTGGTAGCTATGGGACTAGTTTCGATGTTTACTAGTTGAATTTGAGGTAATTTTGAGTTAggaatcgagtttggaactttttaaagtttaGTTCGAACGTTAATTGCATTTTCCGTTTAAGGGCTCGCTTTTAATTTCGGTTACGTTAGGACTGTAGTATATGTGGTATATATGTGTCATGTGAAGTTTGGAATGATTTGGATATGTTTCGGGAGTGTTTTGGTAAGTGTAAAATTTGGGATTTTCGTAATTCACCATTTTTGGAAATTCTTGAGAGATTAGAAATCACATTTTTGTCATAGCTTTTCACTCcggtgtccgttttggacgtTTTATACACCATTTTGAATCTTGtgacgagctctacaatatggtgtatgttttagagctaaaatataagttttattttagtgtatttataccgcgggATTTGGTAGAAAATCCTAGATTATCTTACGCGAGTATTAAGTAGTGTTTTGGAATAAACACTTATTGATTTACCGTTTTTGTGACATAGGGTCGAGATCATCGGGGATATTTTTCCACTTTGGTTGATAGACATGCATGAGtttggattaaaggtaagaaaagtttATTGTACTGCATAGCATATTATATTGTAATACAAATAATATTGTTGAGAATTGATTGATATTGGGATTAAGATACGGTTATTATTGTTATGTAATGAAAAgattgcctgattaggcaatgatAATGTGATGATATTATGAATGTAATATACGGGCTCACCTGGTTTGGTGATGCGATATACTTGTCGGCGATACCTTATTAGGTACGGGCAGCAGTGATATGAGAATGAAAGTCTATGGCATAGATTGAAATCGTTGTTGGGTTTCTTCTTGGTGGCGTACCTTATTAGGTATGGATAGCAGTAACATGTGAATGTCGGGTTATGGCATAAACTGAAATCGTTGTTGGGTTTCTTCCTGGCGGCGTACCTAAACATTTGCCCAAAGAGGCTAATACTATTGTCTCATGGACTAAAGATCATTAACGTCTGAACtacgtaaaaaaaatatatttgtctgttgttgaatatcttttattttcttaagcTCTACATAATCAGTTTTCGAAAATCTCAATAAACAACTGtgaatatgaagaaaaaaaatgaattacaATAACAGTATGAAgatactaatttttgacataaaATAACGTCGAACGGGTGAACAATTTCTTCATGAAACATTAGAGAATCAAATTATCTTTGCAACGGTACCAAGATTGCTAGAATCACATCAATATTGTGAgagttagaaaaataaaaacgatATCTCTTGATATAACCTAAAAATTGACACCAATAAAtggaagaactctcttacctcttgaagactcttcttaatcagATCTTGGATATCTCAATTATTAGAGCGGTGACGATGATCCCAATTctatgttgatgaaaatcataAGTGGTGTTTGGTGAAGAGAACGAAAcacaaagaaaataataaatcttTAGTCGATAACGGGATGAATAGCTTGTAGAGTATAGAATTATATGAGTATCTTCTTTAGAAATTGTGATTcaggctgaaagaaagagattgggattgagtttttatttttaaactagGTAGGGTTCCCTTATTCCTCGAAATTGGTTGAAGCTCAATTCTTGAGGAGAATAATCCTGCTATTTTTGTGGGTTGTTAACCACTCATGGGTTTGAAATTTGATAAGGCATCGCTGGTTTCGTACACAGCGTAGAGCACTCAGCATGACTTCTGAGTACTCGAAATGGGTATGCGGCTTGAGTACTTGCGGCCTGGTACTTGGCATGCTGGTGTTATGTTGTAACTTAGTGGTGATAACCGTTAGTCTTGTTGATGCTATGACTTTGATGAAGCTTTCCATGTACATGTCTCTAAGTACTTGTAACTCAACGAAGAAGACATAGTGAGTACCATGTTAATGAGTGGAGCCATGAGGCATTGAGTATGAGGTATGCCCTCATAGTATAGGCACGTCCTTTACAACAACATATTGGATATGCTACTCTTTATCATGTTGGAGAGTAAGCCTTTAGTATGTAACTTTTGGGGAGAAgttgaagaatatttttccttatatgcattaattaaatttacatttcaataaaatttaatttgaatatatCTCATTTATGAGTATGGTACTCAAATTACCTTTACGTTCTAATATAATTAAGAGGCAATTTTAAACATAATAGATTATGTTCTTTAGAGATAGATGAGTAGGTTTGTAGGAAAGTTGAGACAAAATTTTAGTTTAAGAAGAACGGATAATATTGTGAAATGATATGGGTAAAATTAGttcaataattgaaaaaaataggtAACATAAGAGATTTTTAAAAAGAGAGTAAAAATTAAAAGCATCAATTTAAAAAGGTATGTAGTATAATTTTCTTTAACTTTTCATCTTCCTGGACATAGGCGGACTAAGCATGTGCCTAGAGCCCACCTAGCCCAGGagtccaaaatttattttttctcttttaaaattatacatttttatactaattttaaaaaatatcacattttattctaaataaggattcaaaaatatttattttcctaAGACTCCCTAAAATTCAGGAGTGGCCCTTAATATATacctacatattttttttttttagaaaaaaaaaagaagatataTCCCTATAATTTTAATGATACCAAATACTTTTGTTACTATCTCTTTGAATTTATCAATGtcatctttttttattattatttacttaaaacttataaattttgaaatagattagtaaatatttataacaatttatttaaataaaacaaagaatTTATGATAATTTTTCTTCACCTTTTTCTCCACATGGCATGTCCTTTGATAATGTATGAACCATGCATTGAAATGACTACACTTTTGATGACCACAATACACTTTGGATTTTTGAATGATCTTTTAGGCCATTTTTCTTCATCTGAAATTAAAAAGATTGTCACTGCATGactatattagttttttttcaataatattaatatCTATATAAAGTTTGTCCCTAGTAAATATTTAACTTTTAAAGCTATAATGACcccaagtaaaaaaaaatattctaccATACACAAAATCAACTATTTTGAGTTGTTAGTGTGTCAAATGAATAATAATAGTTATGAACTTATCTTTGGGAAACCCAATTAGATAACTTGTCaatataacaattaattaattctccAAGAATTCTTTTACAGTTTTTCTTGCTTCAAATTCACATCATGTATAtctttcaaaagaaaaacaTCATATCATATCATCTATAGCAATTTTTAATGATTAGTTTCTGCCTTGTTCAATTTACATTAAAagaatgtattgtattaatttcaGATATTCAATTATCATAATTTATCAAACTAATCACaactattaaataaaaatttaatatttaactatttaccaataaaaataatattttcttctaGAAAATAATCTTTGAGAACACCACCTAAGAGCATAAAGCTCAAAGGGGCTAAGAGTTACAAGAATTCATTAATTCAAGGTATTAGCTAAAATAAGGTCTCTAATACAACTTGAGTAGTAAGACCACCAAACTATACTTGTAGAACTAGATAGAGCAAGCTTGGCAAGAGAATCAGCAACAATATTAACATATCTTAGACAATAATTAAAACTCACAACAGAAAAATAAGAACAAAGCGATCTAATATCATCAAGAATTAAACCTAACGAAAATTCTAAAACAAGAGAATTATTAAGcttaaaaatatcataaaaaatgAAACTGGAGTTTTTTGAAACATCTGAAAAAAGATCCTTTTTTTGTTATCATTTAGATTTAGACgaataaaatattatgattattaaaaGATCAACGAGACCTACCCCCTCTTTCTTTGTCTTTGCAGTCGGTGTCAAGTTGAACATTGGTGAGACCAAGAGTGATGTATTGGGACAAGGCATTTCTGATAGCAAGGCTCTCAGCAATCTCAGGGGAGAGAATACCTGACACTAACCAGACGGCAGAGGCAAGAACATCTCCGGAAGAATTTCTAACGACCATGCCAAGACCACAAGTCTTCTTGGTATTGTCGATGGCAGCATGCATATTGATTTTGGCAACGGCATTAGGCGGGGGGTCCATTTGACAGTAAGATCAGTCACCAAATTCAGCTACTGTTAGAGAGGTCCTGAAGCATCATTGGTGTTCTCAAATGATAGGCTTGAAGATAGTCTGCAACCCACGACCCGATGAGATTCAAAGAAAGTAACTTGTTAAAACAATATTATTATgggataatttcataaatacacaaaaacaaaaacaaaattacaaaaatacgatttcacggaattttaaatatttttacgattttttttattttatttacagaaaatacgatcgttttatgttgtactcttgttaatttgttgttgattttttgttatctgtatgttattttttgttgttattttcatgtaattttcttgttgcttttatgttatttttatggaaaattgtaaaaatgtaaaaaaaaaaaaaaaattaaacgtaaacgtaaaaatgtaattttttatataaaaaaaatattttatgtaattattcttattatttttagagATTGAATAAGCCAAAATGATTGTTTAATTCAAAACTTAGTTTTATgacatataataaaatattaactgAATAAAGAGAAAAATAGCATtgtactatatattatataattaataaccaTTAAAAAGTAATGAACACCCATAATGCTAAaactattatttaaattaaaatgttgaaatataaaaatgggattttggaatataattattcttaattGGAATAACTTTTTTGGGCTTTGTATTACTGCTTCATTCATGTGATAGATCTTATCCTTGCCTCCATAAACAAACAAAAACTTTGGTTAAAGCTAAATCAGATTCAGAAGACCATTTTCAAAACTCATTCATGCATACGACAAACTTTACTTAAACGACAAATATTTGTGGGTCGTCCATCCAAATTACTTTTTTACCCTTTTTACATCACTTCAAAATGgggcatgtttttttttttctttgagttTGTTATTTCTTTCTACTAATTTGGTTtctataattgaaaaaatacattaaattaaTCATTGCACTTATGCTTATTTCAAATCTTTTGTAAAGAAGACAATTATTTTTATGAAgtgtttctataaaaaaaagggaaaaaaacaaaaaaatacaaaaaaggaaaaaaaattacaaaaatactttgggccggcccattaaacatttatacagtccacatacaaatatttacaaaaataccacatgcactaagccttcagctgtacagagcgaaccataaagatgaaaatacgcgctcgtttcaaaactgcaaaacaaccaaaatgaaaccaaaacgagaaaaatacaactattaattcaatTGATCTGATTCAAATAAAACTGATGAAAAAGCACAATGACCACaactatattaaattgaattaagtgttgtggcttttcaagttgatttacagttgcatcattattttatattagtttaattcaattgtttgcaagaatttattttggaaataagaaaaggagaaaacactttgagaaatagttagtttctgaaataaatttaaacgtttcttaatagtttcattttagttttattatagtttattaacagcaatatatataaattgtaaataaacaagtatacaaactataataaaactataaaaaaactaaaaacaaactgacAAGCAGAAACAACTCTACGAATATAAACTACAAACATCTAAATCGAATTGTTACTTAAAAAAGAACAGCAAACAACTATACCTAATAATATTCCCAAAACACATcatacataaacatattaaactattaaaaaactagaaaaaaaaaaactaaaacccacTGATTAGAGacactaaaacaaaaacaaatgtttcaaaatatctaaaaaaaactagaaacacaaacagaacataaaacacaacaaaaatgaaacgaaactaataagaaacaaactaaaatgccaaacccaagaacaaaataaaattgattaaagaaaattaaagtcctaaaaatccaaagaaaaccaaacgaaattttaaaatgaaaaacctaaaatatcacaaaccaaaaaaaaccaaaacgatgaaatggaaatacaagaaaatgtttaaactggggggaaacgaaaatgaaactgaaaacaaacctcggttcgaacaGCAACACCAACATTATTGTTTTTCCCATAAACATCTTCAGCCATTTTTTCTTGCACACGGacctttgttttcttcttaggaGGAGCTCTCCCACGCTTCGTTaatggaggagcaaaatcagaGTCTTCCTCCTCAATAAAAGGACGTTTTCCCTTAGCTTTATTAGCTAGTGATTTCAAAcccattttgaattttttttttgaacaggagaaggagatgaagaagaaCGGGTCACATCCATTTTATATAAAGATTgagaaacaaaaagaaagagagaaaaatgttATGGGATGGTTTAGAgggagttgaaaaaaatttgaagaacaaaaatgagagggaaaatGGTTGAGGAATCGTGGGGAGTTAAggttcaacaatggaggttatttgttatttcaaaaaaaaaaaaaaaactgaaatgaaataaaaaaatcaaaggaaaacaaaagaaaaagagagagggaagtgATTGAGGGATGCATGATggttgataggtgagttgacGTGACTGGTGCATAGAtgtgatgtgtatgtggtatatgtgtaataaaatattgagaaAAGGTAAAAAAGTTGATTTGACCGTGTGTAGGTTTATATGTAATAAAGTGTGTAATTCCCTtgtatttttggtgtaaaaatttctaaaaaaaacatgtttattaaatcacatttaatatttttaagttgatctaaattCGATCTAATTATATACAATTTCACTTAAAAAAGAGTACAAAttgttatattaatatatacaacTGTAATCTTAGGTTGAGATTAAACTTTTGAACTCATGTTAAAAAGCATGAGTCCGTAACATTAGACTACTAGTATGACATGTATAAGAAACAAACGACATTTAAGAATGATTTCTTTTGAAAATCTCACTTAAGTTATTTTGTTGTGcatctcactttttttttttatatatatttaacaaaaataagaagaaaagatAAATCAATAATGATAAAAGCACTTGTAGTTTTACTAttgaaattatttcttttactaAGTAGGTTATGAGAATATATGAGTTTAAgggtatttaaatttttattttgaattccaAAAAACCTTAACTACAACCTAACTTGCTTATACTTACCACACAATTATATAAGAAGTGAAGAGATCATCTTCAAAATAACATCAATTGTTTACCAAGATTATAAGGAGAAATAACAAAAAGGGGAATAAGTTAAGTGTTGGTCCTTTGGGCGAAAATTACCCAGCTAAACGCAACGAGTAAGAAACACACAAGGGCAAGAATTGTCTCGCTATGCAAGAACCATGGGACCCCTCTCGCGATGTGCAACCTCTTGTGCCATCTCGTGACGCAATACTCGCAACATCCTCTTGTTATGCAAGAAGCCAATACACTTTGCTGCAGACGAGACCCTCCCGGGTAGAGATCAACCCAATAATAGTAGAGTTACtacttgtcaaattaaaaaggAAATAGCCTTATAATATCTATTTTGTAAAAGTATAAGttatcatcatatgtcaaactCGATGACTACTATCTAACACTACTTAAGGTATTCATCAAATCGTTCACATCGTAAAAATTGTTTACAAATGCATAATTATACAACTTAAAACTATTCATAATATGATTAAGTAAAATGCGATTTGCAGTAttgaattataaaaaattatttcaaccTACCTATTGTTCATTGAATGTAAAAAGTTTATTGTTATATTCCCTCAAAATACCATCCACTAATAAACACAAAAAACCATCAAACACAAATTGACAAAAATCACAAACCAAAAACAAAAccattgaaattttgttttcaataatgaacaaaactaaaacaaattaaGTCAAAAATTCACTTACCAAAAAGCTGATGGGCATTTTAGTAAATTCCATCAACAAACAAAAACCACCCATCACATAACAAGGTTAAAAAAGTAAATCTAAACCCAAAAAAGGATCAATTAGCAAATAAACACTAAACAAACTCTTCAGAGAATCTCTGCACAGAGActcagagagagagaaagacttTCACTCACTTTTTCTTTCTCCATTTTCTCATTTCACACAAAAATTCCCAAAATCCAAACCAAAATTTTCTCTCCAACCAAACAAAACTTACTTTTTCTGATAATGGAGATCCAGCAAAAACTGATGAGATTCAAGTTCCACATCTTGATAACACTCATTCTCTTCACCCTAATCACTACACTCATCCTTATAGCTCCCAAATTCCTCACCATTTTAGCTTACTTCTGGCCACTTCTTCTCTCCACCGCTCTTTTCCTCATCGCTGTACTCGTCTTCGCTAAAACCTCCTTACCTCCGGCCACATCAGATAAAACCGGCGAAGGTCTCCTCGATTACGTCGCCGGAGAATCCGAACTCCACCACCACCACAACCACGACCACGACCACGACCACCACGATGAGGTTGAAACGACTGTAGAAAGCTCGTCATCGAAGGATGAGTAGAAATATAGTAAAAGCTCATCAAAAAAGTTACCTGtaactctttcttcttcttcttctttttgagaTTTTCTTTCCTTTGTAGTTTGATATAACCTTTTTCTTCTTTACTGTAAATCTGagaagaaataataataatttcagttttttctttttttaattttatttatttatttggagatATGTTGATGAGGATTAGTTTACGCCGTGTGTGTAGTGCGCATCATTACTGATCGTCTGTGGTTGAGCGTAGGTTAAGGTTAGTTTATTCTTACGTAAAGCAAACAATGAAGTGAGCTgaatttttggtatttttggcAAAAACGAAATTAATTTAtgttaaatttctttttttttttaattatatttatatatatgaagaaaaaaacctTGTAATATGACAATTTTGAAAATGACTTTTGTGTTaagctaaaaaaattatttttttatctgtCTAATTAGAACAACTAGAATTTTTGTATTAAATTTGTTGTcgtgtactaaattatgtcactttaattttttattttttatttttaaactattaaaattgttgaatttaagaatatttatctaatttcattcaattttataattcattaattatgtactaaattatactctctaaattttaatatttatcaaaTTCTATTTTTAACACGTAATACACTATTTTCTGAAAGTTTTAAAAGAGGATTATTTTTAAccactttaaatatatataagcatGATTTGATATATGTTAAAATTCGAAAATAGAATACTAATTAACCTAACTTAGTAATTATTGCAAATATGCTATTTTGAGTTgttttgttaactttttaaaataatttatttatacgaTGACAAATGTAAATCccctataattattaattacagtATGAAATGAAGGTATATTTAATTAACATAAGCTAACAGTTATTAAGTATAATAATTCTAAACGTTGAAAGATTAGTTCTAAAAAATATTGATACACAtagattttttttcgaaaaaataatctAAGAGACCAAACTCTACAAATATCattgaagataaaaaaaaaaaaaaaaaattatttattctaaaataaattACTTCCTAATTTtaaaagtcttttttttttaaccatttCACAATATTTTAATAAGAATTAAGATTGTAGGAATTACTTTTCCATTGCTTTGGATTTTGCTATGAAAAGAAATATAAATTTCCAAGTTAACATATTATCAACTTTTCAAAGAAAGCTATCTTTGCTACTAATTATAGCATAagtacactttttttttcttacaattttacACGTGAGCCctaaattactaattaatttgaATAGATTCCTAAGGACATATACCAACTTAGACCATTGTTTTATCTTTTGTATTTGTAATCTCACTTAGTGAAAAATAATAGAAAggtaaattaaaataatgttaGAAGTCTAAGCAAGTACCATTTATGAGCTGGATTTGGAATTTAATATAGACATTTTTGaagtttgataaaaaaaaaaaataaaatggtacaTTTTGATTTGTACTCTAATGTCTTTCTGTATCACACAATATGGTAAACagttttcgaaaaataaaaaataataaatgtgtTTTTGAGTATTTCACATTGATAATAATTAGAGTAAATAGTAAATTATTGGTTTTGTACGTTATTGTGCATTAACATATGTGGGCCCAAAGGTGGGCTTTGATGTGATTGACTTGCTAACGAAACGAAACCGTTTGTGGGCCCAGTCAACAGCAAATCTAGTGGATTATGGGCCCTACTTTACTAACTCGTGGCTATAATAGA
This Cannabis sativa cultivar Pink pepper isolate KNU-18-1 chromosome 6, ASM2916894v1, whole genome shotgun sequence DNA region includes the following protein-coding sequences:
- the LOC115724510 gene encoding uncharacterized protein LOC115724510 — translated: MEIQQKLMRFKFHILITLILFTLITTLILIAPKFLTILAYFWPLLLSTALFLIAVLVFAKTSLPPATSDKTGEGLLDYVAGESELHHHHNHDHDHDHHDEVETTVESSSSKDE